A genome region from Frankineae bacterium MT45 includes the following:
- a CDS encoding Glycine/D-amino acid oxidase, giving the protein MTSSALDSWRTARPVSVWLDNPQRPPAHPSLAGDTHTDLLVVGGGFTGLWTALLAKERDPDADVVLVEGARIGWAASGRNGGFCAASLTHGEANGRDRFGAEYETLHRLGLQNLDEIEAALTRYGIDCGWERTGELDVATQPYQVEDLRAADGEFLDTESVRRELASPTYLAGSWNRRSTAILDPARLAWGLARACESLGVRIYEESRATALKRDGDEVAVAVNGRTVTARRVALGTNVFPNLLRRVRSYVVPVYDYVLATEPLTATQLDAIGWRNRQGVGDSANQFHYYRLTAESRILWGGYDAVYYFGSSVRTRYDQRDATFELLARHFVETFPQLAEVRFEYRWGGAIDTCTRFCAFYGTALDGRVSYALGYTGLGVGATRFGANVMLDKLAGEITERTELEMVRRKPLPFPPEPVKYAGIQLTRRSLAKADRHDGQRDLFLRTLDRLGLGFDS; this is encoded by the coding sequence ATGACCAGTTCGGCGCTCGATTCGTGGCGCACCGCCCGACCGGTGTCGGTCTGGCTGGACAATCCGCAGCGGCCACCGGCCCATCCCTCGCTCGCCGGCGATACCCACACCGACCTGCTGGTCGTCGGTGGCGGCTTCACCGGGCTCTGGACGGCCTTACTCGCCAAGGAGCGCGACCCCGATGCGGACGTCGTGCTCGTCGAGGGTGCGCGCATCGGCTGGGCGGCCTCCGGACGTAACGGAGGATTCTGCGCGGCCAGCCTCACCCATGGCGAGGCGAACGGACGTGATCGCTTCGGTGCCGAGTACGAGACGCTGCACCGTCTGGGGTTGCAGAATCTCGACGAGATCGAGGCGGCGCTGACCCGCTACGGCATCGACTGCGGATGGGAGCGCACCGGCGAGCTGGACGTGGCTACCCAGCCGTACCAGGTCGAGGACCTGCGGGCCGCCGATGGCGAGTTCCTCGATACCGAATCCGTCCGCCGCGAGCTGGCCTCGCCGACCTACCTGGCCGGCAGTTGGAACCGCCGCAGTACGGCTATTCTCGATCCGGCTCGCCTGGCCTGGGGGTTGGCGAGAGCCTGTGAATCATTGGGTGTTCGCATCTACGAGGAGTCCCGGGCCACTGCTCTGAAGCGCGACGGCGACGAGGTCGCAGTGGCGGTGAATGGCCGGACGGTGACGGCGCGGCGGGTCGCGCTCGGCACGAACGTCTTCCCGAACCTGCTGCGTCGCGTTCGTTCCTACGTGGTCCCCGTCTACGACTACGTGCTGGCCACCGAACCGCTGACGGCGACGCAGCTCGACGCGATCGGTTGGCGCAACCGGCAGGGGGTCGGCGACAGCGCCAACCAGTTCCACTACTACCGGCTGACCGCGGAGAGCAGGATTCTCTGGGGCGGCTACGACGCGGTCTACTACTTCGGCAGCTCGGTGAGGACGCGTTACGACCAGCGGGACGCCACCTTCGAACTACTCGCGCGGCACTTCGTCGAGACGTTCCCGCAGTTGGCCGAGGTGCGGTTCGAGTATCGCTGGGGCGGCGCCATCGACACCTGCACCCGCTTCTGCGCCTTCTACGGCACGGCGCTGGACGGGCGGGTGAGTTACGCGCTCGGGTACACCGGTCTGGGCGTCGGGGCGACCCGCTTCGGGGCCAACGTGATGCTCGACAAGCTCGCCGGGGAGATCACCGAACGGACTGAGCTTGAGATGGTTCGCCGCAAGCCACTGCCATTTCCACCCGAGCCGGTGAAGTACGCCGGAATCCAGCTCACCCGGCGCTCGCTGGCCAAGGCCGATCGTCACGACGGGCAGCGCGACCTCTTTCTGCGGACGCTGGATCGCCTCGGTCTCGGCTTCGACTCATAG
- a CDS encoding transcriptional regulator, TetR family: MVRWEPDAAGRLGQAAMELYLERGYEQTTVAEIAERAGLTARTFFRHYADKREVLFAGAGAFQANIIAALEAAESAAPAMEVVATALDAAATSLGAHHEHARQRYTVIAANAELRERELTKMATLALALADGLRRRDVPEPTASLAAETGVAVFRVAFERWVTEPGDLDLRQLLREAFAQLRSLSLA, from the coding sequence ATGGTCAGATGGGAGCCGGACGCCGCCGGACGTCTCGGGCAAGCCGCGATGGAGCTCTACCTCGAACGCGGCTACGAGCAGACCACGGTCGCCGAGATCGCCGAGCGCGCCGGCCTCACCGCCCGCACCTTCTTCCGCCACTACGCCGACAAGCGCGAGGTTCTCTTCGCCGGGGCTGGCGCCTTCCAGGCCAACATCATCGCGGCCCTCGAAGCGGCTGAGAGCGCGGCGCCGGCTATGGAGGTCGTCGCCACTGCCCTCGACGCGGCGGCCACCTCGCTCGGCGCCCATCACGAGCACGCCCGCCAGCGGTACACCGTCATCGCGGCCAATGCTGAGCTGCGGGAGCGGGAACTCACCAAGATGGCGACGCTGGCCCTCGCGCTGGCCGACGGCCTGCGTCGCCGTGACGTCCCGGAACCGACGGCCAGCCTGGCCGCCGAGACCGGCGTGGCCGTCTTCCGGGTGGCCTTCGAACGGTGGGTAACCGAGCCCGGTGACCTTGATCTGCGGCAACTCCTCCGCGAGGCATTCGCGCAGCTGCGATCGCTGAGCCTCGCCTGA
- a CDS encoding Predicted ATPase, whose protein sequence is MKSVSVDRGQADLSRWPYTMPVVAQIVEQGLDLSPGLTILIGQNGSGKSTLVEALAAAWGRRITAFRSDWLQRAAAEPSTEDSDLNRSMRLHYTPGGATGGLFLRAERLHAQAEWFSGRGRWSDRMAGVDVLARSHGEGFLEILAAMVSDPGLYVLDEPESALSFDSCLMLLTLMSDMIAAGSQLVLATHSPILAAMPGALLLQLDEGGIRPVSYDETDLVTSWRSFLNTPEAFLRHLT, encoded by the coding sequence GTGAAGTCGGTGAGCGTCGACCGCGGGCAGGCTGATCTCTCCCGCTGGCCGTACACGATGCCCGTCGTCGCCCAGATCGTCGAGCAGGGTCTGGATCTCAGCCCGGGGTTGACGATCCTGATCGGGCAGAACGGCTCTGGAAAGTCCACGCTCGTCGAGGCGTTGGCCGCGGCGTGGGGTCGGCGCATCACTGCGTTTCGAAGTGACTGGCTCCAGCGCGCGGCTGCGGAGCCATCGACGGAGGACTCCGACCTCAACCGCTCGATGCGCCTCCACTACACGCCCGGTGGTGCTACCGGCGGCCTCTTCCTACGAGCCGAGCGCCTGCATGCCCAGGCGGAGTGGTTCAGCGGGCGAGGTCGGTGGAGTGACCGGATGGCCGGCGTCGACGTGCTCGCCCGCAGCCACGGCGAGGGTTTCCTGGAGATTCTCGCGGCGATGGTCTCGGACCCGGGACTCTATGTGCTCGACGAGCCCGAGTCGGCCCTGTCGTTCGACAGCTGCCTGATGCTGCTCACCCTGATGTCCGACATGATCGCCGCGGGCAGCCAGTTGGTGCTGGCGACGCACTCGCCGATTCTGGCCGCCATGCCGGGCGCGCTGCTGCTGCAACTGGACGAGGGCGGTATCCGCCCGGTCAGTTACGACGAGACCGACCTGGTGACATCGTGGCGCAGTTTCCTGAACACGCCTGAGGCGTTCCTGCGTCACCTGACCTGA
- a CDS encoding Uncharacterized conserved protein: protein MKYVILIHSNPDPWGHPTSIYTDEGRALPAGLNEEMDRAFTALLEEISASGEFVSAEALGDPSSSTIYTWSRQGHLAIDGPYAETKEQLAGFFLIDCQSRERAEEIAAQFAQPGGSVELRPVMTLGADDD, encoded by the coding sequence ATGAAATACGTGATCCTGATCCACAGCAACCCTGACCCGTGGGGGCATCCGACCTCTATCTACACCGACGAGGGGCGCGCGCTGCCGGCCGGCCTCAACGAGGAGATGGACCGGGCATTCACCGCCCTGCTCGAAGAGATCTCAGCATCGGGGGAGTTCGTGAGCGCTGAGGCGCTCGGGGATCCGAGTTCGTCCACCATCTACACCTGGAGCCGGCAGGGGCATCTCGCGATCGACGGACCGTATGCCGAGACCAAGGAGCAGTTGGCCGGGTTCTTCCTCATCGACTGCCAGAGCCGGGAACGGGCCGAGGAGATCGCGGCCCAGTTCGCCCAGCCCGGCGGCAGCGTCGAACTGCGGCCGGTCATGACCCTCGGGGCCGACGACGACTAA
- a CDS encoding Nucleoside-diphosphate-sugar epimerase: MRVFVTGASGWIGSAVVSELLEAGHQVVGLARSDSAAEIVAGLGAEVRRGDLNDADVLRAAAADSDGVVHLGYHHDFSQMAEAAALDRQTIEVLGTALAGGDRPLVIASGTLGLAPGRVGTESDVPDPAVHPRVANAVQALSFAERGVRPVVVRFAPTVHGPGDHGFIAVLVQVARERGVSAFIDDGTNRWPAVHRLDAAHLVRLAVESAPAGSVLHAVAEEGIESRSIAEAIGRGLGVGVESVPAEKALEHFDWIGRFFGADAPASNSRTRELMDWAPTHPGLIADLEAGSYFSG; encoded by the coding sequence ATGCGTGTTTTCGTTACCGGAGCATCCGGGTGGATCGGTTCGGCCGTCGTCTCCGAACTTCTCGAGGCGGGACACCAGGTGGTGGGACTGGCCCGTTCGGACTCCGCGGCCGAGATCGTGGCCGGCCTGGGGGCCGAGGTGCGCCGCGGCGACCTGAACGATGCCGACGTCCTGCGGGCGGCGGCGGCCGACTCCGACGGCGTTGTGCACCTCGGCTACCACCACGACTTCTCCCAGATGGCCGAGGCAGCAGCACTTGATCGGCAGACGATCGAAGTGCTCGGCACGGCCCTGGCCGGTGGCGACCGGCCACTCGTGATCGCCTCCGGAACGCTGGGCCTGGCTCCCGGACGGGTCGGCACCGAATCGGATGTACCCGACCCCGCCGTGCATCCCCGGGTCGCCAACGCGGTGCAGGCCCTCTCCTTCGCCGAACGTGGCGTCCGCCCGGTCGTCGTGCGTTTCGCACCGACCGTGCACGGCCCCGGCGATCACGGCTTCATCGCCGTCCTCGTCCAGGTGGCCCGCGAGCGCGGCGTCTCCGCCTTCATCGACGACGGAACCAATCGCTGGCCGGCCGTGCACCGCCTCGACGCCGCGCACCTGGTGCGCCTCGCCGTGGAGTCGGCTCCGGCCGGTTCGGTGCTGCACGCGGTCGCCGAAGAGGGCATCGAGTCCCGCAGCATCGCCGAGGCGATCGGCCGTGGCCTGGGCGTCGGCGTCGAGTCCGTCCCGGCCGAGAAGGCGCTGGAACACTTCGACTGGATCGGCCGGTTCTTCGGTGCCGACGCCCCGGCCTCCAACTCCCGGACCCGCGAACTGATGGACTGGGCCCCGACCCACCCCGGCCTGATCGCCGATCTGGAGGCAGGCAGTTACTTCAGCGGTTGA
- a CDS encoding Low affinity iron permease: MLAVVVVLADILWVVFSVSIGFPSRLETIFQTLVAALTLAMVFVIQHTQERDRSVTNRKLDEILSALPHADNALIAFEEASDQELATARHSHRRLRQDALE; this comes from the coding sequence ATGCTGGCGGTCGTGGTTGTTCTGGCTGACATTCTCTGGGTCGTGTTCAGTGTCAGCATCGGGTTCCCGTCGCGCCTGGAGACGATCTTCCAGACCCTGGTCGCCGCGCTCACCCTGGCCATGGTCTTCGTCATCCAGCACACGCAGGAACGCGATCGCTCGGTCACCAACCGCAAACTCGACGAGATTCTGAGCGCCCTCCCCCATGCTGACAATGCGCTGATCGCCTTCGAGGAGGCCTCGGACCAGGAGTTGGCCACCGCTCGGCACAGCCACCGACGACTGCGCCAGGACGCCCTCGAATAG
- a CDS encoding Predicted Zn-dependent protease, minimal metalloprotease (MMP)-like domain, giving the protein MGLMELVDPAAFEQMVAVALDGLPPKLAAVMRNVAVTVDNDSPQLGLLGLYRGVPLTARTSHYSAVLPDRITIFRHAICAICRNEAEVVEQVRRTVIHEIGHHFGIDDERLHELGW; this is encoded by the coding sequence ATGGGTCTCATGGAGCTGGTCGACCCCGCCGCATTCGAGCAGATGGTCGCCGTGGCCCTCGACGGGCTCCCGCCCAAGCTGGCGGCGGTCATGCGCAACGTGGCGGTGACCGTCGACAATGACTCCCCGCAGCTCGGGCTCCTCGGCCTCTATCGAGGGGTGCCGCTGACCGCCCGTACGTCCCACTACTCCGCGGTGCTACCGGACCGGATCACCATATTCCGGCACGCGATCTGCGCGATCTGCCGCAATGAGGCTGAGGTTGTCGAGCAGGTGCGGCGGACCGTCATCCATGAGATCGGCCATCACTTCGGTATCGACGACGAGCGGCTGCACGAACTGGGCTGGTAG
- a CDS encoding Secretory lipase yields the protein MRARYLVPTVLAVAAGIAVVPLAQGASASSSVTAGSVTPDQDPFYAAPANLGSYQPGQIVATRPSPISVSGVSATAAQISYRSNDSHNAAILAVTTIVVPNAAWSGKGARPVVSMQEPEDSVGLKCSPSYAYASGAGEPLDSLAALLGKGWAVAIPDFEGPKSVFLAGPEAGHAILDGIRAVKQFNSMGIGAGNPWAITGYSGGAEATGWAAQLQPSYAPDVKLLGTAVGGLPADPTAVARSIDGGIFSGFEYAVAYSLAVEFPESGITGLLNARGQSDFADASKGLCLTDILSKYAFRKLTDDVTVSDPLTVPSVAAVLKLDTLGANAPAASNPVYDYHAIPDEIVPLAQDDALVKTWCSKGAVIQTHRDLFAEHALEAVVQQTDMVNFLAARFAGSKPTNNC from the coding sequence ATGCGTGCTCGCTATCTAGTTCCTACCGTGCTGGCCGTAGCGGCCGGCATCGCTGTTGTTCCTTTGGCTCAGGGCGCCTCGGCCTCATCGTCGGTGACGGCGGGCTCGGTCACGCCGGATCAGGACCCGTTCTACGCCGCTCCGGCCAACCTCGGCTCCTACCAGCCGGGGCAGATCGTCGCCACCCGCCCCTCCCCGATCAGCGTCTCCGGCGTCTCCGCGACGGCGGCGCAGATCTCCTACCGCAGCAATGACTCGCACAACGCCGCCATCCTGGCCGTGACGACGATCGTCGTGCCGAATGCGGCCTGGAGCGGCAAGGGAGCCCGCCCGGTCGTCTCGATGCAGGAGCCCGAGGACAGCGTCGGGCTGAAGTGCTCGCCCTCCTACGCCTACGCCTCCGGCGCCGGTGAGCCGCTGGATTCGCTCGCCGCGCTCCTGGGCAAGGGCTGGGCCGTGGCCATCCCCGACTTCGAGGGACCGAAGTCCGTCTTCCTGGCCGGCCCCGAGGCCGGACACGCCATCCTCGACGGCATCCGCGCCGTCAAGCAGTTCAACTCGATGGGCATCGGCGCCGGTAACCCGTGGGCGATCACCGGATACTCCGGCGGCGCTGAGGCGACGGGCTGGGCCGCACAGCTGCAGCCCTCCTACGCACCGGACGTGAAGCTCCTCGGCACCGCGGTCGGCGGCCTGCCGGCCGACCCGACCGCCGTTGCTCGCTCGATCGACGGGGGCATCTTCTCCGGATTCGAGTACGCCGTGGCCTACTCCCTCGCCGTCGAGTTCCCGGAGTCCGGCATCACCGGGCTGCTAAACGCCCGCGGACAGTCCGACTTCGCCGACGCGTCGAAGGGGCTCTGCCTCACCGACATCCTCTCCAAGTACGCCTTCCGCAAGCTCACCGACGACGTCACGGTCTCGGATCCGCTGACGGTCCCCTCGGTGGCCGCCGTGTTGAAGCTCGACACTCTCGGGGCCAACGCCCCGGCCGCCTCCAACCCGGTCTACGACTACCACGCGATCCCGGACGAGATCGTCCCGCTGGCCCAGGACGACGCTCTGGTCAAGACCTGGTGCAGCAAGGGCGCAGTGATCCAGACCCACCGTGATCTCTTCGCCGAGCACGCTCTGGAGGCTGTCGTCCAGCAGACCGACATGGTGAACTTCCTGGCCGCTCGCTTCGCCGGAAGCAAGCCGACCAACAACTGCTAG
- a CDS encoding RNA polymerase sigma factor, sigma-70 family, producing MEDLWRRSAPRALAALLRRYGDFDASEDAVQEALLAASRQWPDEGVPEDPTAWLITVASRRLIDGWRSDRARARREEQTARSDAPVHTAAREGVWPAADEPPPVDDSVLLLLLCCHPSLPRPAQVALTLRAVGGLTTAQIARGFLVPEATMAQRITRAKAQLRQLDQPFRTPAPVELPQRVEAVTQVLYLIFTEGHSSTAGGGLYDISLTDEAIRLSRELHRRLPAVPEVSGLLALMLLTDARRPARTDDAGRLIPLAEQDRTRWDWTRAQEGIRLIEQALPVGRVGPLQLQAAIAAVHAEARTSRETDWAQIEVLYQMLAAVAPSPVVTLNHAVALAMVEGPQAGLERLEPLLADRQLRRSHRLFAVRAHLLELDGQLAAARLDYATAARLATSIPEQRYLNAAVARLAAATA from the coding sequence TTGGAGGACCTCTGGCGCCGCAGCGCCCCCCGGGCACTCGCCGCGCTGCTGCGTCGCTATGGGGACTTCGATGCGAGCGAGGACGCCGTCCAGGAGGCGCTGCTGGCGGCGTCGCGGCAGTGGCCCGACGAGGGCGTCCCCGAGGATCCGACGGCGTGGCTCATCACGGTCGCATCGCGCCGGCTGATCGACGGCTGGCGGAGCGATCGGGCCCGAGCCCGGCGGGAGGAGCAGACCGCCCGCAGCGATGCTCCCGTCCATACCGCGGCCCGGGAAGGCGTCTGGCCCGCGGCCGATGAGCCTCCACCGGTCGACGACTCAGTGCTGCTGCTACTGCTCTGCTGTCACCCGTCCCTGCCCCGACCGGCGCAGGTCGCGCTGACGCTGCGCGCGGTCGGGGGATTGACGACGGCCCAGATCGCCCGTGGCTTCCTGGTGCCAGAGGCGACGATGGCGCAGCGGATCACCCGGGCCAAGGCCCAGCTGCGCCAGCTCGACCAGCCATTCCGGACACCGGCGCCGGTGGAGTTGCCGCAGCGGGTCGAGGCGGTCACGCAGGTGCTCTATCTGATCTTCACCGAAGGGCACAGCAGTACGGCCGGTGGCGGGCTCTACGACATCTCCCTGACAGATGAGGCGATTCGCTTGAGCCGGGAGCTGCACCGGCGGCTTCCCGCGGTACCGGAGGTGAGCGGGTTGCTCGCGCTCATGCTCCTCACCGACGCCCGCCGCCCCGCCCGGACTGATGACGCTGGACGGCTGATCCCGCTGGCCGAGCAGGACCGCACCCGCTGGGACTGGACCCGGGCACAGGAAGGCATACGTCTTATTGAGCAGGCACTCCCGGTCGGCCGGGTCGGCCCGCTGCAACTACAGGCGGCGATCGCGGCGGTGCACGCCGAGGCCAGGACGAGCCGCGAGACCGACTGGGCACAGATCGAGGTCCTCTATCAGATGCTGGCCGCCGTCGCCCCGAGTCCGGTCGTGACGCTGAATCACGCGGTGGCTCTGGCGATGGTCGAGGGCCCGCAGGCCGGCCTTGAGCGTCTCGAACCGCTGCTCGCCGACCGGCAACTGCGGCGCAGCCACCGCCTCTTCGCGGTTCGGGCGCACCTGCTGGAGTTGGACGGTCAACTCGCGGCGGCGCGGCTGGACTACGCCACGGCGGCCCGGCTCGCCACCAGCATTCCGGAGCAGCGTTACCTCAACGCGGCGGTGGCCCGGTTGGCGGCCGCCACTGCGTAG